The proteins below are encoded in one region of Macrococcus armenti:
- a CDS encoding ABC transporter substrate-binding protein: MNVDERVYKLYVYLKDNPFNREEVSEFLEITPRQLSRLLNKWQEEEILDYSSGMGRGNASEVSFKINIESHFVNHLIHNIKTYDLQKLQEILQIPMSDSSRKLIKICIDESIFVKEKVQEDNHYHMEYLYHIPKCLDPLHPIDISLLTLLNNVADTLYISDKNELKSNIVIYDEWEGNNLIIHLYRNIRYSNGDILHASDVVHCIERLIDEKKNLGVYADILGVEVISASKLKIKLKKRKESIKWILSKVETSIYKVQNGQLIFTGPYKVDSVADDIMKIVYNPYYHHGTPDITSVIFVNDVKKYQEYYSRLSTREISLDESHNNDFLLFNPNTILSTDEREEIIYAIHCIMDGIKYEPRLTITKHFVLVSPKQSRIRNQSIMTRLNALFDTMEIIEISIEYYLEKHLDDLNADIILMSEVLRDNQYYYELLTSGKFIEWYYEPGISKNLLHVYNAKGADYWPYIEARYDNYMKENHLIVILDTYKKILHFPDNFENVMTDPYGIVYFNTIVIVNEDNSNDR, from the coding sequence GTGAATGTTGATGAACGTGTATATAAACTGTATGTATATTTAAAAGATAATCCGTTCAATCGTGAAGAAGTTTCTGAGTTTTTAGAAATTACTCCAAGGCAGCTCTCTCGCCTACTGAATAAATGGCAAGAAGAAGAGATTCTCGATTATTCTAGTGGTATGGGAAGAGGGAATGCTTCAGAAGTCAGCTTTAAAATCAATATTGAAAGCCATTTTGTGAATCATTTGATTCATAATATAAAAACTTATGATTTGCAAAAGTTGCAGGAAATATTACAAATTCCTATGAGCGATAGCTCCAGAAAACTAATAAAAATCTGTATAGATGAGAGTATTTTCGTGAAGGAGAAAGTCCAGGAAGATAATCATTATCATATGGAATATTTATATCATATTCCAAAGTGCTTGGATCCATTACATCCAATCGATATATCGTTATTAACATTACTTAATAATGTTGCTGATACTTTATATATTTCTGATAAAAATGAATTAAAAAGTAATATTGTGATTTATGATGAGTGGGAAGGCAATAACCTCATTATCCATTTATATAGAAATATCCGATATTCAAATGGTGATATATTGCATGCTTCTGATGTTGTTCATTGCATTGAACGACTTATCGATGAGAAGAAAAATTTAGGAGTATATGCTGATATACTTGGAGTTGAGGTAATAAGTGCAAGTAAACTAAAGATAAAATTAAAAAAACGTAAAGAGTCTATTAAATGGATTCTTTCAAAAGTTGAAACGAGTATATATAAAGTGCAGAATGGACAACTTATATTTACTGGGCCATACAAAGTGGATAGTGTAGCAGATGATATAATGAAAATAGTATATAATCCTTACTATCATCATGGGACCCCTGATATCACTTCGGTGATTTTTGTGAATGATGTGAAAAAATATCAGGAATACTATAGCCGTTTAAGTACTAGAGAAATATCTTTAGATGAGTCACATAACAATGACTTCTTATTATTTAATCCGAATACGATATTATCGACAGACGAACGCGAGGAAATCATTTATGCGATTCATTGTATAATGGATGGTATTAAATATGAACCACGTTTGACAATCACTAAACATTTTGTACTCGTTTCACCTAAACAATCCAGAATTAGGAATCAATCAATTATGACGCGATTAAACGCATTATTTGATACAATGGAAATTATAGAGATATCAATAGAATATTATTTAGAGAAACATCTAGATGATTTAAATGCTGATATTATATTGATGAGCGAGGTATTAAGAGATAATCAATACTATTATGAGTTGTTAACATCAGGTAAATTTATCGAGTGGTATTATGAACCAGGAATAAGCAAGAATCTGCTGCATGTATATAATGCAAAAGGTGCAGATTACTGGCCATATATAGAAGCGCGATATGATAATTACATGAAAGAAAATCATTTAATAGTTATATTGGATACATATAAAAAAATCTTACACTTCCCTGATAATTTTGAAAATGTTATGACAGATCCATATGGGATAGTATATTTTAATACAATAGTGATTGTAAATGAGGATAACAGTAATGATAGATAG
- a CDS encoding SdrD B-like domain-containing protein has protein sequence MSKNKRKNKNNYSFDINKKRTGAASVFLSAILFGGIVVDSEAVQISSTNNATTTNSTIPSVKLHVVDGYLTYDKDNDGISDLNVPNIEVALMRDGNVISTTTTNNSGYFRFDKIPTGQYELKFINFLLPSENKADIDLSERTFVVKVEYLVANVMRTNVRVIPREVVEEKPTTEAPTTELPTTELPTTELPTTELPTTELPTTELPTTELPTTELPTTELPTTELPTTELPTTEVPTTELPTTELPTTEVPTTELPTTELPTTELPTTELPTTELPTTEVPATLDNVVNNSVNRNDVERVHTTNQNIVVNDARNSDSNQLNINTIQTADILLPLDVLIDNKTGKYTNINQSIIFNSEQSKLPIESKNTSRKPTLSNEKNKDNKEIVSIDDQKSPKFPPFKEIENKLIKAKTETPTSPGEIRGLTTFASSIGGLMLKHNEVH, from the coding sequence ATGTCTAAAAATAAAAGGAAGAATAAAAATAATTATTCTTTTGATATTAATAAAAAAAGAACTGGGGCAGCATCAGTTTTTCTTAGTGCAATCCTTTTTGGGGGGATCGTTGTAGATTCAGAAGCAGTCCAAATCAGCTCAACAAACAACGCTACTACTACGAATAGTACTATACCATCAGTTAAACTTCATGTTGTTGATGGCTATTTAACATACGATAAAGATAATGATGGAATTTCAGATTTAAATGTTCCGAATATTGAAGTTGCATTAATGCGAGATGGTAATGTTATAAGTACAACAACAACAAATAATTCTGGATACTTTAGATTTGATAAAATTCCAACTGGTCAGTATGAACTAAAGTTCATAAACTTCTTGCTGCCAAGTGAAAATAAAGCAGATATAGATCTATCTGAACGTACCTTTGTTGTAAAGGTTGAATACTTAGTTGCAAATGTCATGAGAACAAATGTCAGAGTTATTCCAAGAGAAGTAGTAGAAGAAAAGCCGACAACAGAAGCGCCAACGACAGAATTACCGACAACAGAATTACCGACAACAGAATTACCGACAACGGAATTACCGACAACGGAATTACCGACAACGGAATTACCGACAACGGAATTACCGACAACGGAATTACCGACAACGGAATTACCGACAACGGAATTACCGACAACGGAATTACCGACAACAGAAGTGCCAACGACAGAATTACCGACGACGGAATTACCGACAACAGAAGTGCCAACGACAGAATTACCGACGACGGAATTACCGACAACAGAATTACCGACAACGGAATTACCGACAACGGAATTACCGACGACAGAAGTACCAGCAACGCTTGACAATGTAGTCAATAACAGTGTGAATAGAAATGATGTTGAGCGTGTTCATACAACAAATCAAAACATTGTTGTTAATGATGCGAGAAACAGTGATTCAAATCAACTGAATATAAATACTATACAGACTGCTGATATATTATTGCCTTTGGATGTATTAATTGATAATAAAACGGGTAAATATACTAATATTAATCAATCAATTATTTTTAATAGTGAACAATCTAAATTACCGATTGAAAGTAAAAATACTTCACGTAAACCAACGTTGAGCAATGAAAAAAATAAAGACAACAAAGAAATCGTTTCAATTGATGACCAAAAGTCGCCAAAATTTCCTCCATTTAAAGAAATAGAAAACAAACTGATTAAAGCAAAAACTGAGACACCTACTAGCCCTGGTGAAATCAGAGGTTTGACAACTTTTGCTTCCAGTATAGGTGGCTTGATGCTTAAGCATAATGAGGTCCATTAA